The Podospora pseudocomata strain CBS 415.72m chromosome 1 map unlocalized CBS415.72m_1, whole genome shotgun sequence genome has a segment encoding these proteins:
- a CDS encoding uncharacterized protein (EggNog:ENOG503NYE5; COG:S) gives MTSIREWKADEYQKNLGFVPKLATKVLEWLDVKADDKVLDLGCGDGILDIEIGRVLAQGGGKLLGLDRSPSMIRAARENVRRKEVGLERKCLFIVANTSDLLKHSAMAHQPEHFSKVFSSAAIHWMLGSSSGSSLDDDGPVSNRGRKFFEGARYVLKKGGKFVFEMGGMGNIAEARAAMVGVVARTLKQAPENIREPWFFPDEEWVRDMMEVKVGGFEVERSEMEWRPTKIDGKGGLEGWVRLIGGKLFWLIRDEKEREEAVREVVRLLEIVCRREPARERGDVEYMVNYVRLRVVARRL, from the exons ATGACTTCCATCAGAGAATGGAAAGCAGACGAATACCAAAAGAATCTCGGCTTCGTCCCCAAGCTCGCGACAAAAGTGTTGGAGTGGCTTGACGTAAAAGCGGATGACAAGGTTTTGGATTTGGGGTGCGGTG ATGGAATCCTAGACATTGAAATCGGCCGTGTCCTAGCCCAAGGAGGGGGCAAACTTCTGGGATTAGACCGATCACCGAGCATGATCCGGGCCGCGAGGGAGAatgtgaggaggaaggaggttgggttggagaggaagtgTCTTTTTATTG TAGCAAACACCtccgacctcctcaaacactCAGCCATGGCCCACCAACCAGAACACTTCAGCAAAGTCTTTTCCTCCGCGGCCATCCACTGGATgctcggcagcagcagtggttCTTCTCTGGATGACGACGGCCCGGTGTCAAACAGGGGCAGAAAGTTCTTTGAGGGGGCCCGGTACGTTCTCAAGAAGGGGGGCAAGTTTGTCTTTGAGATGGGCGGGATGGGGAATATCGCTGAGGCGAGGGCCGcgatggtgggggtggttgctAGGACGCTGAAACAAGCGCCCGAGAATATTAGGGAGCCGTGGTTTTTTCCTGATGAGGAGTGGGTCAGGGACATGATGGAGGTCaaggttggggggtttgaggtcGAAAGGAGTGAAATGGAGTGGAGGCCTACCAAGAttgatgggaaggggggcctggaggggtgggttaGGTTGATTGGGGGCAAGTTGTTTTGGTTGATCAGGgacgagaaagaaagggaggaagcggtgagggaggtggtcaGGTTGTTGGAAATTGTTTGTAGAAGGGAACCAGCGCGCGAaaggggggatgtggagTACATGGTGAATTATGTTCGGTTGAGGGTCGTTGCTAGGAGATTGTAG